In a genomic window of Nocardia fluminea:
- a CDS encoding tyrosine-type recombinase/integrase has protein sequence MAEVPGSARLILVPGIAHLDEPTAVYEAMLKGWSNQQKSRLLADSTVAPRLTFIRRFVEFTGTYPWTWLPGDVEDFTVSLTSTGNLAPSTIRGYHLILRMFCDYLTDARYEWVRQCHDRFGQVPSQICHEWNTAAHLSDYEGRPARRPFTYDEVEDLFGFVDDRVDRIARSGRKGALAALRDAQMVKTVYAFGLRRNEVCHLDIADLRPNPHVREWGTYGSVHVRFGKGRGGTPRRRTVLVVPEFDWVVAGLRQWVEHARDRYDVADHPALWVTERLTRVTAVRLDIRFAELRDGAGLPPELTLHCLRHAYVTHLIEFGYPERFVQEQVGHAYASTTAIYTSVSNDFKKRVLRTALSRVYSPDGKG, from the coding sequence TTGGCTGAGGTTCCTGGCTCGGCCCGACTGATCCTGGTCCCCGGCATTGCCCATCTCGACGAACCGACCGCCGTATACGAAGCGATGCTCAAAGGGTGGTCCAACCAGCAGAAATCTCGGTTGCTGGCCGACTCGACCGTCGCACCGCGGTTGACCTTCATCCGCCGATTCGTCGAATTCACCGGGACATACCCGTGGACGTGGCTGCCCGGAGATGTCGAGGACTTCACCGTCTCGCTCACCTCGACCGGCAACCTCGCGCCCTCCACGATCCGCGGCTACCACCTGATCCTGCGAATGTTCTGCGACTACCTCACCGACGCCCGCTACGAATGGGTCCGGCAGTGCCACGACCGATTCGGGCAAGTTCCCAGCCAGATCTGCCACGAGTGGAACACCGCAGCGCACCTGAGCGACTACGAAGGACGGCCCGCCAGACGCCCGTTCACCTACGACGAAGTCGAGGACCTTTTCGGCTTCGTCGATGACCGCGTCGACCGCATAGCCCGGTCAGGACGCAAAGGCGCGCTCGCGGCGCTGCGAGATGCACAGATGGTCAAAACCGTCTACGCGTTCGGGTTGCGCCGAAACGAGGTGTGCCACCTCGATATCGCCGACCTGCGACCAAATCCTCATGTTCGCGAATGGGGCACCTACGGCTCGGTCCACGTCCGCTTCGGCAAGGGCCGCGGCGGAACACCCCGCCGCCGAACTGTCCTGGTAGTGCCCGAATTCGACTGGGTCGTCGCGGGCCTACGCCAATGGGTCGAACACGCCCGTGATCGCTACGACGTCGCCGACCATCCCGCGCTGTGGGTGACCGAACGCCTGACCCGGGTCACCGCGGTGCGGTTGGACATTCGCTTCGCTGAACTTCGTGACGGTGCCGGTCTGCCGCCGGAGTTGACGTTGCACTGCCTGCGCCACGCCTACGTCACCCACCTCATCGAGTTCGGCTACCCCGAACGATTTGTCCAGGAACAGGTCGGCCACGCTTACGCATCAACGACCGCGATCTACACCTCGGTCAGCAACGACTTCAAAAAACGAGTCCTGCGCACTGCTCTGAGCAGGGTCTATTCACCGGACGGGAAAGGCTGA
- a CDS encoding single-stranded DNA-binding protein → MPGEPTLPLVGNLSSDIELTFTPAGVAVAHFTVASTPRYFDRNTNQWRDGEALFLRCNLWRDAAENAAESLVKGARVLVMGRLKQRSYETRDGDKRTVYELEVDELGPSLRFARAQVTRTAGQTGSGPRGSGFSQRDTTTPTTRANTAAVSQVADQWASDATDRGDERGSWETPVLAGAGAGFGEPPF, encoded by the coding sequence ATGCCCGGCGAGCCGACACTTCCACTGGTAGGCAACCTGTCCTCCGATATCGAGTTGACCTTCACACCCGCGGGTGTGGCGGTCGCTCACTTCACCGTCGCTTCCACACCGCGCTACTTCGACCGCAACACCAACCAGTGGCGCGACGGTGAGGCGTTGTTCCTGCGCTGCAACCTGTGGCGAGACGCCGCGGAGAACGCCGCGGAGTCACTGGTCAAGGGCGCGCGGGTCCTGGTGATGGGACGGCTCAAGCAACGCAGCTACGAAACCCGCGACGGCGACAAGCGCACCGTCTACGAGCTCGAGGTCGACGAGCTCGGCCCCAGCTTGCGCTTTGCCCGCGCCCAAGTCACCCGCACGGCCGGCCAGACCGGCAGCGGCCCTCGCGGCAGCGGGTTCAGCCAGCGCGACACCACGACACCCACCACGCGCGCGAACACCGCCGCTGTGAGCCAGGTCGCGGATCAGTGGGCCAGTGACGCCACCGATCGTGGTGATGAGCGTGGGTCGTGGGAGACACCCGTACTCGCTGGTGCCGGTGCAGGTTTCGGCGAGCCCCCGTTCTGA
- a CDS encoding SMI1/KNR4 family protein — protein MSLTVEGAMRQDYRGRDRDRGWDRWQKMWWIVSIPKPGSMPPSAAGLDGSAPSIEQAARALVVTARSYLRQQQREPSTRSVWGHIDGMTITIEGLLDPAIPERQVVEQIISVANVIPAPAISTPDSETRRRPQQSLTSCDLDTQLARIQNWTLTRLGRDVFIAGADPDPTTVEPGGSVNLPADLITLFGRSDGNLPSLMPGYDLLNRSRSDQIQALWLDIGADQRERIPEFAAAFDPAALSTERAGTACELFLPEFIPIADGDGTTLFVDTREGELSGCVSEYTAEGASDGWLWPSVADTFGALADSLEAESVFMTYYRPVVRDRTLFWNREPRS, from the coding sequence ATGTCGCTGACGGTTGAAGGGGCGATGAGACAGGATTACCGAGGCCGGGACCGCGACAGGGGATGGGATAGGTGGCAGAAGATGTGGTGGATAGTCTCGATACCCAAGCCGGGATCGATGCCGCCATCGGCGGCAGGCCTCGACGGCAGTGCACCCTCCATCGAGCAGGCCGCCCGTGCCCTCGTCGTCACTGCCCGCAGCTACCTTCGCCAGCAACAGCGTGAACCAAGCACACGTTCTGTCTGGGGCCACATCGATGGAATGACGATCACGATCGAAGGGCTGCTCGACCCCGCGATACCGGAGCGGCAAGTAGTCGAACAGATCATCTCGGTCGCGAACGTCATACCCGCACCGGCCATCTCGACGCCCGACTCCGAAACCCGTCGGCGGCCTCAGCAATCGCTGACCTCGTGCGACCTCGACACCCAACTCGCACGGATCCAGAACTGGACGCTGACCCGTCTGGGACGCGACGTGTTCATCGCGGGCGCAGATCCAGATCCGACTACGGTCGAACCCGGCGGCTCGGTCAACCTTCCCGCCGACCTGATCACGCTGTTCGGCCGCTCCGACGGAAACCTACCGTCGTTGATGCCCGGATACGACCTACTGAACAGATCGCGGAGCGATCAAATACAGGCCCTGTGGCTCGATATCGGTGCCGATCAGCGAGAGCGGATCCCCGAGTTCGCAGCTGCGTTCGATCCAGCAGCCCTCAGCACTGAACGGGCTGGCACAGCTTGCGAGTTGTTCCTGCCTGAATTCATCCCTATCGCCGACGGAGACGGCACGACCTTGTTCGTCGATACGCGGGAAGGTGAGTTGTCGGGTTGTGTCAGTGAGTACACCGCCGAGGGCGCGTCTGACGGGTGGCTGTGGCCCTCGGTCGCCGACACGTTCGGTGCGCTCGCAGACAGCCTCGAAGCCGAATCGGTCTTTATGACCTACTACCGGCCCGTGGTCCGTGATCGCACGTTGTTTTGGAATCGAGAGCCGCGGTCCTGA
- a CDS encoding DUF4192 domain-containing protein, with the protein MEADDEVHAPTFDESARDPDPANDNNVLRRLADAGELIAAIPAMLGFFPHRSLVVALLGPHPSKDGVQAIGAVSRFDIDSATDPAETPGLTRVLKSICLSQNASSTLMIVVDDRPTGSTTARNLLRHLAQAGIEPSHAWWVKRIAAGTRYRDLLRPGHDGRVDDPRASTVAFAQVLDGHQISASRDELTDLLAPSLVLADQVRSHLASAVARYRDDLTAAYTPNRMREQQRNRIMWVLYQISTAEELPSSAQDLATTVALLRDRTIRDIMYGLARSEGRGAAEALWREIASATDGYDRAEAATLFGYSAYFHGNTVVAGIAIATALDADPSHTMAALLEIALGERLPADQIRVLAEVGVSVAAELGIDIT; encoded by the coding sequence ATGGAAGCCGATGACGAAGTCCATGCCCCTACGTTCGATGAGTCCGCCCGCGACCCCGATCCGGCGAACGACAACAACGTCCTCCGCCGCCTCGCGGACGCTGGGGAATTGATCGCCGCGATTCCAGCGATGCTCGGATTCTTTCCGCACCGGTCCCTGGTTGTGGCGTTGCTCGGTCCTCACCCCAGCAAGGACGGAGTCCAGGCGATCGGCGCGGTGTCCCGGTTCGACATCGACTCCGCCACCGACCCTGCCGAGACTCCTGGATTGACACGTGTCCTGAAATCGATATGTCTGAGCCAGAACGCCAGCTCCACGCTGATGATTGTCGTCGACGACCGTCCGACCGGGTCAACGACCGCCCGAAATCTGCTGCGCCACCTCGCGCAGGCAGGGATCGAGCCCAGTCATGCCTGGTGGGTGAAACGGATCGCTGCCGGTACCCGATATCGGGACCTGCTGCGACCGGGCCACGACGGCCGCGTCGATGATCCTCGCGCGTCTACGGTCGCATTCGCCCAAGTCCTCGACGGGCACCAGATCAGCGCCTCCCGAGACGAACTCACCGACCTGCTCGCCCCGAGCCTCGTCCTCGCCGACCAGGTTCGCTCCCACCTCGCTAGTGCCGTTGCCCGCTACCGAGACGACCTCACCGCCGCGTACACCCCCAACCGCATGCGCGAGCAGCAACGTAACCGCATCATGTGGGTCCTCTACCAGATCAGTACAGCGGAAGAATTGCCTTCCAGCGCGCAGGATCTCGCCACGACCGTCGCGCTGCTGCGCGACAGGACCATCCGCGACATTATGTACGGTCTCGCGCGCTCCGAGGGTCGCGGGGCGGCGGAGGCACTGTGGCGCGAGATCGCGTCCGCGACCGACGGTTACGACCGCGCCGAGGCCGCCACCCTGTTCGGCTACAGCGCTTACTTCCACGGAAACACCGTGGTCGCCGGGATCGCCATTGCCACAGCCCTCGACGCTGACCCGTCGCACACCATGGCGGCGCTGTTGGAGATCGCGCTCGGCGAGCGTTTGCCCGCGGACCAGATCCGTGTCCTCGCCGAAGTCGGTGTTTCGGTCGCGGCCGAACTCGGCATCGACATCACCTGA
- a CDS encoding ParB N-terminal domain-containing protein, with protein MPATLAEPGTHDLTETEQIEPNPRDVEGNTDADTTTSPDTALEVVPPLNAEAGFRDPRELVIGENIRQGFDPAEHPKQAASIRAFGVQAPVLVERETDGSLHVLDGQVRTLIAVAKNVAQVPVWITDVDTSIDIDERRITRALRQLNLNDRRIPITDADRAGGVALMLDLGASVTRIAEGLQTEHAKIRTAGVIGRSATARRLLDDSQYSLAQLETIAHYEALGDTDAVARLSFPRINFRYCATLIEQERTATRARLAAALPYAAFGFGVLTEDPDLATEPTNLIPATDLVTGEGEPVTETEIYADADRWAVHVVVGDNTDLVAEDTGELVDPDTVDWDATEPGVEPGEGLRSAHGLVTRERWVPAYYLLAEHLPASGLQVPVPEPVVDHADDLIDGPETEQDDREAARAARRRVIELNKQGSASKIRRIEFLTELLTARTAPPGTAMFVATSLNREPGLLSSWGASTTTQKLLGVTSTGELTEKIAAAATGRAWVIVLALVLGALESQIEKDSWRRPPSGAARYLNFLAELGARKGFALVDVERAITGEIDYNDIDLDNPAAAPVEDEMVEALAA; from the coding sequence ATGCCCGCCACACTGGCCGAACCCGGCACCCACGACCTCACCGAGACCGAGCAGATCGAACCCAACCCACGCGACGTTGAAGGCAACACCGACGCCGACACCACTACTTCGCCGGACACCGCTCTGGAGGTGGTGCCGCCGCTCAATGCCGAGGCCGGTTTCCGTGATCCTCGTGAGCTGGTGATCGGGGAGAACATCCGTCAGGGGTTCGATCCGGCCGAACATCCGAAGCAGGCCGCCTCGATCCGGGCGTTCGGGGTTCAGGCGCCGGTGTTGGTCGAGCGCGAGACCGACGGCAGCTTGCACGTCCTCGACGGTCAGGTCCGCACCCTGATCGCCGTCGCCAAGAACGTGGCGCAGGTGCCGGTGTGGATCACCGACGTCGACACCAGCATCGACATCGACGAACGCCGGATCACCCGGGCGCTGCGCCAGCTCAATCTCAACGACCGGCGGATCCCGATCACCGATGCCGACCGTGCCGGCGGTGTCGCGTTGATGCTCGACCTCGGTGCGAGCGTGACCCGGATCGCCGAGGGGTTGCAGACCGAGCATGCCAAGATCCGCACCGCCGGGGTGATCGGTCGTTCAGCAACCGCACGTCGGCTGCTCGATGACTCCCAGTACTCGCTGGCTCAGCTCGAGACGATCGCGCACTACGAAGCGCTCGGCGACACCGACGCCGTGGCCCGGCTCAGTTTCCCCCGCATCAACTTCAGATATTGCGCCACCTTGATCGAACAGGAGCGCACCGCCACCCGTGCCCGACTGGCCGCGGCACTCCCCTACGCCGCGTTCGGGTTCGGCGTCCTGACCGAGGACCCCGACCTCGCCACCGAACCCACGAACCTGATCCCGGCCACCGACCTTGTCACCGGTGAGGGTGAGCCGGTGACCGAGACCGAGATCTACGCCGATGCCGATCGGTGGGCGGTCCATGTTGTTGTCGGCGACAACACTGATCTGGTTGCCGAGGACACCGGTGAGCTCGTCGATCCCGACACCGTCGACTGGGACGCCACCGAACCGGGTGTCGAGCCGGGCGAGGGGTTGCGCAGCGCGCACGGATTGGTGACCCGAGAACGGTGGGTTCCCGCCTACTACTTGCTCGCCGAACACCTGCCTGCCAGTGGACTTCAGGTCCCTGTCCCCGAACCCGTTGTCGACCATGCCGACGATCTCATCGACGGACCCGAAACCGAGCAGGATGACCGGGAGGCAGCGCGGGCGGCGCGGCGGCGGGTGATCGAGTTGAACAAGCAGGGCTCGGCCTCCAAGATCCGCCGCATCGAGTTCCTGACCGAACTGCTCACCGCGCGGACGGCCCCACCCGGGACCGCGATGTTCGTCGCTACGTCGCTGAACCGGGAACCGGGATTGCTCTCGAGCTGGGGCGCGTCCACCACGACACAGAAACTGTTGGGCGTCACCAGCACCGGCGAGCTCACCGAGAAGATCGCCGCAGCGGCGACCGGGCGCGCGTGGGTGATCGTGCTCGCATTGGTCCTCGGTGCCCTCGAGTCACAGATCGAGAAGGACTCCTGGCGCAGGCCCCCGTCCGGGGCAGCCCGGTACCTCAACTTTCTCGCCGAGCTCGGCGCGAGGAAAGGCTTCGCGCTCGTCGATGTCGAACGCGCCATCACCGGCGAGATCGACTACAACGACATCGATCTCGACAACCCGGCCGCCGCGCCGGTCGAGGACGAAATGGTCGAAGCGCTCGCCGCCTGA